In Planococcus citri chromosome 4, ihPlaCitr1.1, whole genome shotgun sequence, the genomic window AAAAATGTTCCTGCGATTACCTTTGGATACGACTTTTCATTCAACTCTACACCGAATTCTTTCAAAGTTTCTTCGTAAATTGGAATTAGTTCCGTCAAGTACACGTGATCGATAGTTGGAAATAAATGATGTAGCGTATGTTCGCCAAACACCACCaatcccaaaaaaatattcccagTTACTTCCTTCCGTTCGTAAGTTGTGTCAACTTGATGTAAGCCCCAGTCTCTgtcatttctggaaatttatacATACAAGAGTTACATGAATGTGGACGACCTTTAATAAGCACAGCAACAATTTCACAAATATCAgggtgtaggtagtaggtaccttgcTTTATCGCCTTCGTGAAATGCTTTATGATCATGATGAGCTGCTGTGAATCCAATAAATGAACTGATCGAACCGAAAAATAATAAGAATACGAtccataaaaataaagaatgaatttgaaattttcctataATCAGCATTAACGAAGGTACTACGAATAATAAGTAGTCTGGCCAGAAGAACTTATTTGAACGgattctaaaaagtaaaaagataaaatagtatattacacaacgagggccgaaaaaatcactttttctccgagtttagtgaagtaatttttcctgaacgagggtggaaaatacttatttttacatccgagcgattctcgcgaggtcggaaaagtagtacttttcacccctagataggaaaataatatttcgaatacatttttagTAAATGCTACCTACATTCATGAATTGGCTAcctttatatgtattatttatcAGTAGGTATTATTGTACCTGATTGAATACACAGGCTACTTAGGCTACACTtacctgttgaaaatttgaaaaaaaggagacAGAGCCCAGAAAAGAGGAAAATACACCAAAGGCCCGTACCTTATCCACACGGACTTATTTCTCCGcggcaaaaattgaaacaatggTTCCATAAATGTTATTTCAATATCTTTCAAAGTATTGGGATACAAATGATGACTCAAGCAATGAGAAATTCGCCATTCTCTGAAAGCAATGAAGAGTTCTTGGCATTGAGTAAGGACATCTgtttatttatacctacatatttgacCAATGACCATACCTACCAACCTAAGACTAAATCcgacaaaataataataataacttctCCACATATTATCCTTCATGTGAATAAAATTATGTGCACAGTTGAGTACAAACGTGAACATGATTCCTGCTAAGGCTGCAAACCCAACACTTTCATATTTGGCTGAGCAAACTGCAAAAGTCAGTGCAGAAATGAACAGCAAATCTAAAAATGTGGTCgaaattcgagaaattttcgGAGCTTTgtaattaaaatgttttaaagcTTTGCGTTTAATTGTTCTATAGAACCCATTCGGTTTAAAGGTGAAAGGAGAGTTGCGAGGGGAAATGGCATCTCGAACGTAAAATTTAGGTAGTAGTTTATCTCGGCAACTGGAGTCAAATGGTGGGATTCGAATGCTTCCGTTATATCTGTACCCTGCATAGACGAAGACATACGGATTAAAAATAGGGGGcacgatacctacctaaactacCTTATATGTACTAAATATTTGATAGGTAATTATAAATTCGTGCTTACTTTGGTCACTGTAAGCCAAAAAGCTCCACCAGGATGCTGcataatgaatgaattcaaatCGTATAATTTATCGTGCACCCTCCACAGACCATCGGCGCCATCATCCAGTTGTTTACCTTCTAGCCACGCATCTACACTTGGAATTCCATCGTCTCTCTTACTTGGATACGTAATCTCAGGCCAGCTTTTCTCTGCAGCTTGAGGAGGCATCGTGAACAGCACTATCCACTAACTGTATTCAAAAAGGAGCAATCGAAGTAActcaaaaaaggaaataaatactatagtacaaattttcaacatcaccTATCAAAGAAACACTTTTTTTACCATCAAAGTGAATGTCCtatagtttaaaaaaaacagatgTGAGAAATTCGTATCTTGAGAATGTCTTTATCGATACGAAGGTCATATCAAGAAGAcaggtaagtatgtacctacttcacttTTGTACGATAATACCCACTTGTGGCCAAAAATAAACGGACACTTAAAGGTGTCATTTAggaaatcgagaattttcagATAAACGCCTAAGATAATACTAAAGGAGAGATTGGATTTAtatgaaattgcatttttttatccTGCAAAGATGATTGCGCATATCACTTTGATCTTTGCGATTCATACGATTTGGAGTTGATTAAGCCGCATTTGTTTGTTGCATATCTTGGTCATAAATGCATAAAAcgtcatattttcatcattttcagcgCATATTTCCGCACTTTAAAACAATTTCCCTCGTTtccagcattttttaaaattttgttaatattttaaaattttgttatcttttccatcaaaaaagcGTCActatacctacttcaaaaaaaaaaaattctcaaaaaatgaataagtattgtttaaaaattaaacattatTCAGAGATAATTACAGAAtactattttgatattttcaaaatttaggaaTGAAATGAATCACCGAGAAAAACAGGCTGTCATGTTATTCTGttagaaaaatgttttcttcagACATGCATGTtgattttgcatatttttgcattttttaaaaataaatgcatataCTCGTATTAATTACATCATATTTCGACCATAATAAATGCATGTTTTATGtgcatattttcaagtttttcgagCACAAAAATCCGTTCTCTAATGATAAGAATTCAAGAATTATATTCAGTTTATAAAAATCCAGATAAAATTGAAAGTGCAcgtatataggtactcgtactctatcttttaaagtttcaatatccgtttgagagaaaaaactaaattattCAAGGAAAGCAAGAAAATAACATAGGTACAATCCACAAATAGTTCATCTATTAAATACCTAGGTGGTTAATATTTTATTACATCACTAATTATAggttcattcattttttttttcgtttactttTCAAGGTAAGTACCTCTAAtttattttcgccaaaaattgcctCGAACTCATTCACTtggaaaattaatattattgaGTTTTCATCTAGGTAAtcataaaaagcaaaaataggCAGCCTTCTTCcattagaaaaaatattgaaagctcaaaaatatACCAATAATTTTGTTTGAGGCAGTTCGACAATATCTTAAAATAGTCGCTCGCTGTTCAGCTCACGAATGAAAACATggtgaaaaacattaaaattgattttaaaataattttataagtTCGTTTACTTGAttccaatcaaaaaattgctcaatttataTTTTAGCACATCTGAATAAAATACCAACAAAGCAATTTAATTTGCACGTGTAGAACAATTACAACGGGTCATaaatgaatatgaaaaattcaattcaaaatttcaacttcgtaGAACTTTTTTAACGATTCTCAATTACCAACAAGAATTATTTATCTAATTATTTGAAtatagaataatttaaaaaacgaatgaaaactCACACACAAGTAACACAGCAAGCAAAAATCAACGCAATTAAAACTACCAACAAAAGATAACCTATCTATCAAGAAGTAGGTATCAAACGAAttaagtatgtatttgaaaCATTAAGAAAGTATATCGAAgacacataagtaggtatatcaaatCTAAACGAAGCGTAACAATTAACTTTTCTgtctaagtaggtatgtacataatataaaattatCACAGAGTCGAAAATTTCGTTTAGATTTTATAAGAAGACTAGAACAAtgatttttaagcttttttctgtTTCCTAACAATCATATTTGGCCTATTTCTGGCCAATTGTACAAAAGTATTAGCGATGATTTCGGGATACGACTTTTCATTCATAGGTACTCCAAACTCTTCCAACGTCTCTTTGAAAATCGGGATAAGTTCCTTCAAGTGCACGTGATCGATGGTAGGAAACAGGTGGTGTAAAGTGTGCTCGCCGAATACCACCAAACCTACGTAAGTATTACCGATCAACTCTTTGCGTTCGTGAATAGCATCAACTTGATGTAATCCCCAGTCGGTATCATCTCTGTAAAATTAATAAACCTTATCGATAACTCGGCCGAGCCACTTTGGCGACTTATTATCTTTACAGATGAATTCAATATAGGTACCGTGGTTTATCGCCTTCGTGGAACGATTCGTAATCGTGATGAGCAGCTGTTAGACCGATAGACGTAAACGTTAGACCGATAAATAGCAGGATATCTATCCATAAGAGAATGGTATAGAATTGGAAATTTCCTAGGATCAGCATCAATACCGGAGGAACGAATACCAAGTAATTTGGCAAGAAAAACGTTCCCAAACGGactctaaaaaaaaacgaaaatgaaacaaattttaaaaacagcgGAATTACGTCAATTAATTGCTGTTGTACTGAACCAACTtgttaaaaatctgaaaagcaGGCGCCAAAGCCCAAACAATCGGCGAATACAATAGAGGTCCGAATCTCGCCCACGTTGGTTTATTcttatttggtaaaaattgcaacGTTGGCTCGAATAAAGATATTTCTAAATCTTGCAACGTATTCGGATACAAATGATGACTAAGGCAGTGAGAAATTCGCCaatctctgaaaaaattatcaaaaaataccggATAGTTATTAACGTCATTGTCTGTCGAATTTCAATTATGGATCGAATGGGGGAAGAGGAGGAGGGAGGTGCTGATAGGTCGAAACCTTGAAAAGCACGTtcagttacctatacctataagtatgaaaaaaatttcatattctgACATTCccaatttaatttgaatttaagTATAGGGAATTCCGGAGGTAATAAAAAAACGTTACagtgcgaaaaaaattcatactttgGAAGTTTAAAATAAAGAAACAACCCGTTCGCCCttttctttcaataaaaatccaaaaattacgCTCCAACTTTCTGGTTGAAATGGTGGACTTTTCGGTTGAAGTATCTCTTGTATTAGccctcaaaattaatttctacgtCTTCGATCGTGAAATACTTGTGTTTAAATAATATAAATTGAAGGTTTCAATAGAGTGTTTTAACACCAGACCCTCTCTCCTCCTTCCAACTACATACAATTAACATCTACTCGTCAaactcccccaaaaaaatcgaccaagaattcattatatgtacttatttttttttttggactaaCCTTACGCTGAATCcggtaaaataataataataattcctCCACATGTCCTTCATATGAACGAAATTATGCCCGCAGTTTATCACAAAACCAAACATAACTCCGGCCAAGGCTGCAAATCCGATACTTTCATGTTTAGCGGCTAGAACCGAAAACGTCAGAGCCGAAAAAAAGAATAGATCCAGGAAGGTGGTCGAAATTCGAGAAATTTGCGGCGTCTTGTAATCAAAATGCTTCAAAACTTTGCGTTTAATCGTCCTAAAGAATCCGTTCGGCTTGAAGGTAAAAGGCGAGCTGCGGGGGGAGGTCGCGTCTTTGACATAGAACTTCGGTAGCAGTTTTTCCGCAGCCGGCGTCAAGTGGTGACATTCAAACGCTTCAGTTATATCAGTTCCCTAGGCAGACGACAAACACGTGTGTAAATTATATGCGGATGAGGTTGGCACAGGCAGAGGTCCGGTGCGTCGAACCGGTTTCCGATGCAATTTAAAACATGCGCAATGCGCATAGAGATATTACCTTCTCGATGAACTTAGGTATcgatttataaaatttaccaaggtttttatttcaatatatctatgtatgtaatttatttaaagaggtacatttttaggtaaaaaaatatgatctATTTTAATGACCTTTCTCtcaacgaaattaaaaaattcaggaGGTTATTACACTACAGAACCTAGTTCAACTTACTTTGGTCAAACTGAGCCACATAGCTCCTCCGGGATGCTGCTCGACGAACGAATTCAGATCGTATAATTTATCGTGCACTCTCCACAAATTTTCTGCTCCATCATCGATTTTTCTACCTTCCAGCCAAGATTCAACATTGGGAATTCCCTCATCTCTTTTACTCGGATAGGGAATTTCCGGCCAGCTTTTCTCAGCGAACGGAGgcatcttcaaaaacttcacTACTGAGCTACGAACAACAAAGTGAGTTCAAAGAATGTAACACGGCTACAATGCAATTACACGGTAACCGAATAAACGAACTATTAAACGAATAAACACCAGTAAGTACCGTAAATATAAAGCTGTATAAATTTATATTGCCCGAAATAATACACGAGTTGTATTTTTCTTTATCGTAAAAGATTACATATCgtaagtaatcaaaatttgttcaactgGCTCAACCACTTCCACCATCATTACATTTgcactcgaatttttttttttcgacagttGATGATTCCGAATTGGTTCTCTGAACGATTCACACGTCTCTACCAACTGGAATACATAATTAGCCGTGACTCGAGTTCGGTTAATATGGTGTTTACAATGTAGGTACGAAGGTCTGAAGGTCATCtcgagaattaattttttaatatagtaCGTAATACATACGAAAACGTAAACATTGTAATATTTTACCATCACTAGCAGTCGATTAGCTTGAACTCTCCCGATCAGAATGTAAAATAGAACAGAAGAATACAAAATTTGCCTAATAAGCGGCGGCTACGACTGTTCCGAAGCGTGAAAAATGCAACCTAGCTAAcacgtgattatttttttttttacacgaaattACATAATTACCTGCATATTGAAGTCAGCAGAGCCGAAGGGAACGATTTGATACAATGTAGCAGCATTGAACGAATATTTATATTTCGGTAATTAAACAGCTAGGTACCTAGACTGTAAAACGAAGGATTTCCTTTGGGTGGCACGTATGATACCGAGATtctgtaattaaaaatttagcgATCAGATACATAGGTAATCAAGTTCAAGAAGGTAATAGAATGTAAGTAGGTGCTAGGTGAATGTATGTAGGTGTAGGTTAGGGTCACGAtacttcgttttcgttttcaatttttgctttaaaaattatttaaaaaaaatatgcatcaGCAAACTATTACATAAGCTTATGAGAGTAACGAacggaaaaaaaatctaatggaAACCGAACTAAATCATGTCATTAGGGGATGACAAGGGTTAAGAagattggatttttcaattctagCTGATAACATTTTGGcatggaagggggggggggtaagcaATGTATCGAAAAAAcagaacgttttaaaaattttcacaaccgcattcaattgaaaaaaaagtgcaatcAACTCTGAatacgtattttcaattttcacataaaactGGAAAATGCTTCCGAAATTATTGAATACATTGTTTTGGTCATACattcagaaatttcgaaaactatGTCTGCTtgataatatatgtacttacaatatgtaaaaaattgatcaaggtTACTATTCAAATTCTAAGCCCTGggctttcgaaaaaatttctagtCATCGAAATATTTATTCACTTCAAGAGAgggaaaaattggagaaagggAATCACTTCTCACACACATCAttcacaggttttttttttgaaacatatccagaaaaatttgatagagaacaatttgaaaaatgtgtatcAAAAATGATAggcaaaataaaatatttacccAGCTCGACTCGACACTACAAATAGAAAACGTAAacgttcgaaaaaattctcaacagaggtataaataattgaaaaaaaaaatattcttaattAATTTTGTAACTTGCACATGACTATTTTGAAAACTGCATCGAAAAATTCTATGaatcaacataaaaattgaaaaacaatgcgtacttctaaaaaaaaaaaaaaaaaaaaaaaagacaagacagacagacagatttATTActttacacttgaaaaaaaaatcaatttcaaacttgaaagaAACAAGTccaattaataaattaatataattgaaaaagaaaaaaaaccattgtCAACTTACGTCATAAGAATCCACAAGCAGATTGCAGAAtcaaaccaaaattcaaaaaccgatccctgaaaaaatgaatcgtaTCAGATAACAAAACAAACACCGCATAAAATGGGAGTAATTCATCAAACTCACCGGTTGAAGTGGCCATTCCTCCTGAATCATTACCAGTTACCCCTTCTTTCCCTTAAAAACCATACTACCTTCATCGAAACATTCAACTTACATTACCAGTTCCAGTACCTATTCAGTTGTTCACTGCttgatcttgaaaatttccgTTAACCTCCGTCTTTCCTCCCACTACTACATACTATATAAAAACTTATCatcacaaaaacattttttactcttgttttggaaaaatacatacaaatagaaaaaattacttaactTTATAAATAGTTTAAACAACACAAAGTCAGActcgaagtaggtaggtactgggtaCCGATTAAATTAGTCAACAagatttcagaataaaaattaattaaaacgaaaCCTCAGAGGTGCACAAAACTAAAACacttatcattaaaaaaatgtaacacgTTTCATAGGTTTAAAATTACCGTATTCATACCTATATTTACGTTATTTTCTTCCAAGAAGGTACGAATCAAAGTACAATACTTATTGTACCTAAATTCATCTCTGAACGacatatttcgaaatttttgatacGTTTCCGTCGTAGGATTGAACCAACGAATTAATCGATGACATCTCTGAATTCTGTCAGCTTCAGTAAATTCGCATTGTTCTCCTTCTCCGAGTTCCAGGATAAATCTTACTTCGGTGGTCACATAATCGAGGTTCAAATGTATCATAAGCTCGTTCTTGTAAGTTCGAATCTCCGCATCGGTTTTCAAACCACACCACTTCATAAGTCGCTCAGCTAAATCGTATTCTTCGCGCGTCAACAACGATCCCCATAATTTCTCAGCTTCTTTGTAGCTCGACAAAACCGTTCGTTTGAATACGTTGATTTTATCTTCATTCGAATTGAAACACCAACGTAAAAATTCGTCGAGCGATTTGAAGTCGTCTTTTTTCCACAATAATTCAAAGACCAAATCGGCTATCTTAACTTTCTGATCTTCGCCGTACAGATTGGCTTTATATTCGCTTACGTCTTCGGTTCTGGGCAAACACCAACAGAATAATTGCTCGATTAAACTATACTGTTCTTTTTTCACCAGCTCGTGAACGGAATTTCGGAAGCATTCGGATACAGCGAGAGAATTCTCTTTGAAATCGTTGATTTCTTCCGAGTTGGTCAAAaaccagtaaattttttcatccagtTCATCGAAGTTGACATCTtcgcgaattatttttttggccgaATCTTCGAATATGGCTCGATCCAACGTAGACTTGAATACATTCAAGTAATGGGAAGAcgcgatgaaatttttcttgtatttGGCCGCTTCGATATCCGAATTGAAGAACCATCTGATCGTCGAGTCGAATTTCGTTCTATCTCCGGCACTGACTAAGGAACAAATGGCCGCCTTGCATCTTTCGTCGTTTAATAAAATTTGCTTGAAGTTGAGTTTCTCCGTATCTTCGGAGTAGGTTTTTCTGATAATCGTTTCCAAGACGTTCACGTTGTTATTCTTGATCAATTCCATACAAGCGTTCAAACAAGAATTAGAAAGtatgaaattttgcttaaatCCAACACTAGCATCCGAGAATAATGTAAGCATGTACTCGGCGTTGATTTCGTTTCGgaaccaataaaaaatatgcGCGTTTTCGTTTCTGAAAATATAGTCTTTGATACGTTTAGTAGCGTAGCGCCAAAGCTGTCTGAATATGATTTCGTTGCGACATTGATTTTTGTCGAACTGCATACAGAACGTGATTCGTTTCATGAATTCGTAATATTGTCGACTGGGTATAACGTTGCGAGCGTGGTAAGCGGTGGTTAATAGGTAGCTGCCCCAAATAAAATCCTCGAAAATGTTATTCAATATGGTACCGCCGCAATTCTTGAAAACCAATTGTTGATCGTCGCCGTTGATTTGCGATAAAAGATAACACTGGAAATCGGCTCCGCTTCTCCgcatcaatttgatcaaaacgtTAGCTCGTTCTTCGCCGTTCGTCTTATTCCATAAGAATTTCAAAGCTTCGGTGTTGGTGGTTCCGGCCGCGTTGTAAATATCGTCGTTAACCTTGTACGCGGCGCTTCTGATGAAATCTCCGCTGCTGATGCATTGTTTCCAAAATTCGATCATTTTCAAAGTACCGGCGTAAACTTTTTTAGGATCTAATTGTACGTGAATAGTGCTGACGATTGCGAATACGTAACGTTCCAAACAATGAACGcagataattttcaacttgtcgATAGCGTCGAATTTCGGATCAGTTAATAGATTTTCGGCTGATTTGGCGTAATTTACGGTACCTCTGCTGGTGATAACGATATGGCGAACGAAATCCAAAGCTTCGGATTGTCTGGCACAGCGAATGTTGAATACGGTACGGTCGATATGTCTGATCCAGTTGTATACATTTTTAACCACCTGAGTTACCATTGTGCTGAGTTTTACTCGAGTTCCGGAAAAATACGGGAATACGGTGTACAAATGTTTCAGCAGAATATCGTTGAAATATATTTCTCCTTCGCAATTTCGATAACACGATTTCGCTATCTCTTCGCCCATAAACTCGATACATTTCGAATACAACAAGTTGACAGCGGCGATGTGTCgcagagaaaaatcaaaatggtacTCGATCGCGTCCGTTTCTTTTTCATCTCCTTCGATTGCGGGGATCTTGTGGATGAAATCTATTTCAAATTCGTCGTCTGTGACGAAGTCATTCGGTAATTTGCGTTTCGTCATTGGTAAATTTTCTGCACACACGAAATAAGATCTGCGAACAAGAAAACGTATCTGATTGTATTAATAATGTTATTGTAGATTGGTTTTCGGCGTAGTTTAGGCAACTTATATAACACATAGGTAGATTAATTTCACGTTTTTCTTCGAGTTgggttgatttttgatttactATATTTTGGCGGGAACAGGATAAAGATTTGCATAGAACCTTTTCGATCTCTAAATCACACATTTAGTTGTTAAAAACACTTCAGAATTGGGTGCAAAGGGTCGAACATGCTCGATGAATTCCTACAAGGATGCATCAAGCCAAAACATCGCTGACGAAATGAAATGTACTCTCGAATATGATTGTGCAGAATAATATTTCCacctaattattttcaaaatctatgaTTAAGAACACTTACAGATCACAATATTATTGAGTCATTCACTACAAAGTACGAACTCGTGAAAACTTCTATCAACAATGCATTTCGATAAATATCACGAATAAACACATTTGATGAAATACTCGATTCAAATAGTTAACTCGAGTTAAGTCAAGTTCTTCTTTTAGACTGATTATATCCaaattttgtacgaaaaaaggaTTATGAACCACATGGTTCAAAGATAAACAACACCGGTAACTTTCCCTCCAAAATCACCCACACTGTgagaccattttcaaaatttgaaaaataaacatagAAACGctgggattttttgaaacacttgtgaattattcaaaaaaagtaaccataatGAACTCGAACTAGACACAAATAGAGAATTTCACACAAAATCGAACTACGTAGTGTCAAAATTTTCGTCGACGAAAATTACAAAGATTCCCTCAGATTTCTGAAGTAAAAGAAGAATGAAATACTCACCAAATCACTAGATGACTCAAACTTTTCAATGACAGGACAGGATAAAGATGAATGCGAATTTATCTAACTTAATTAATCAAACTTTCTTCAATTCCGTAAGAAAAACATCAAACTTTCACTCGAAAAGTCGAAAATGTTAAATGACGTCACATAGTCAGCTGAATAccggcaaaaaaaaacaacaaaagaaAAGGACAGGTCATCTGTCATCGGCGGgctgaaaaaatgatagaagATAGATAGACGatcaaaaattcgcgaaatcGAATTCAAGTCGAATCACGTGCGAGGTGCGGGTGAATTTTGTGGTGTCGTTCGCAATGTTGCCAAGTACAGCTTTTTCAAAGGAAGCAAAACACctcattttagtcatt contains:
- the LOC135844155 gene encoding cytochrome b5-related protein-like isoform X1; this translates as MIQEEWPLQPGSVFEFWFDSAICLWILMTSVVKFLKMPPFAEKSWPEIPYPSKRDEGIPNVESWLEGRKIDDGAENLWRVHDKLYDLNSFVEQHPGGAMWLSLTKGTDITEAFECHHLTPAAEKLLPKFYVKDATSPRSSPFTFKPNGFFRTIKRKVLKHFDYKTPQISRISTTFLDLFFFSALTFSVLAAKHESIGFAALAGVMFGFVINCGHNFVHMKDMWRNYYYYFTGFSVRDWRISHCLSHHLYPNTLQDLEISLFEPTLQFLPNKNKPTWARFGPLLYSPIVWALAPAFQIFNKVRLGTFFLPNYLVFVPPVLMLILGNFQFYTILLWIDILLFIGLTFTSIGLTAAHHDYESFHEGDKPRDDTDWGLHQVDAIHERKELIGNTYVGLVVFGEHTLHHLFPTIDHVHLKELIPIFKETLEEFGVPMNEKSYPEIIANTFVQLARNRPNMIVRKQKKA
- the LOC135844155 gene encoding cytochrome b5-related protein-like isoform X3 yields the protein MPPFAEKSWPEIPYPSKRDEGIPNVESWLEGRKIDDGAENLWRVHDKLYDLNSFVEQHPGGAMWLSLTKGTDITEAFECHHLTPAAEKLLPKFYVKDATSPRSSPFTFKPNGFFRTIKRKVLKHFDYKTPQISRISTTFLDLFFFSALTFSVLAAKHESIGFAALAGVMFGFVINCGHNFVHMKDMWRNYYYYFTGFSVRDWRISHCLSHHLYPNTLQDLEISLFEPTLQFLPNKNKPTWARFGPLLYSPIVWALAPAFQIFNKVRLGTFFLPNYLVFVPPVLMLILGNFQFYTILLWIDILLFIGLTFTSIGLTAAHHDYESFHEGDKPRDDTDWGLHQVDAIHERKELIGNTYVGLVVFGEHTLHHLFPTIDHVHLKELIPIFKETLEEFGVPMNEKSYPEIIANTFVQLARNRPNMIVRKQKKA
- the LOC135845836 gene encoding LOW QUALITY PROTEIN: cytochrome b5-related protein-like (The sequence of the model RefSeq protein was modified relative to this genomic sequence to represent the inferred CDS: inserted 1 base in 1 codon), whose amino-acid sequence is MPPQAAEKSWPEITYPSKRDDGIPSVDAWLEGKQLDDGADGLWRVHDKLYDLNSFIMQHPGGAFWLTVTKGTDITEAFESHHLTXSCRDKLLPKFYVRDAISPRNSPFTFKPNGFYRTIKRKALKHFNYKAPKISRISTTFLDLLFISALTFAVCSAKYESVGFAALAGIMFTFVLNCAHNFIHMKDNMWRSYYYYFVGFSLREWRISHCLSHHLYPNTLKDIEITFMEPLFQFLPRRNKSVWIRYGPLVYFPLFWALSPFFQIFNRIRSNKFFWPDYLLFVVPSLMLIIGKFQIHSLFLWIVFLLFFGSISSFIGFTAAHHDHKAFHEGDKARNDRDWGLHQVDTTYERKEVTGNIFLGLVVFGEHTLHHLFPTIDHVYLTELIPIYEETLKEFGVELNEKSYPKVIAGTFLQLARNKPNLAARN
- the LOC135844153 gene encoding uncharacterized protein LOC135844153; amino-acid sequence: MTKRKLPNDFVTDDEFEIDFIHKIPAIEGDEKETDAIEYHFDFSLRHIAAVNLLYSKCIEFMGEEIAKSCYRNCEGEIYFNDILLKHLYTVFPYFSGTRVKLSTMVTQVVKNVYNWIRHIDRTVFNIRCARQSEALDFVRHIVITSRGTVNYAKSAENLLTDPKFDAIDKLKIICVHCLERYVFAIVSTIHVQLDPKKVYAGTLKMIEFWKQCISSGDFIRSAAYKVNDDIYNAAGTTNTEALKFLWNKTNGEERANVLIKLMRRSGADFQCYLLSQINGDDQQLVFKNCGGTILNNIFEDFIWGSYLLTTAYHARNVIPSRQYYEFMKRITFCMQFDKNQCRNEIIFRQLWRYATKRIKDYIFRNENAHIFYWFRNEINAEYMLTLFSDASVGFKQNFILSNSCLNACMELIKNNNVNVLETIIRKTYSEDTEKLNFKQILLNDERCKAAICSLVSAGDRTKFDSTIRWFFNSDIEAAKYKKNFIASSHYLNVFKSTLDRAIFEDSAKKIIREDVNFDELDEKIYWFLTNSEEINDFKENSLAVSECFRNSVHELVKKEQYSLIEQLFCWCLPRTEDVSEYKANLYGEDQKVKIADLVFELLWKKDDFKSLDEFLRWCFNSNEDKINVFKRTVLSSYKEAEKLWGSLLTREEYDLAERLMKWCGLKTDAEIRTYKNELMIHLNLDYVTTEVRFILELGEGEQCEFTEADRIQRCHRLIRWFNPTTETYQKFRNMSFRDEFRYNKYCTLIRTFLEENNVNIGMNTVILNL
- the LOC135844155 gene encoding cytochrome b5-related protein-like isoform X2, translated to MLLHCIKSFPSALLTSICSSVVKFLKMPPFAEKSWPEIPYPSKRDEGIPNVESWLEGRKIDDGAENLWRVHDKLYDLNSFVEQHPGGAMWLSLTKGTDITEAFECHHLTPAAEKLLPKFYVKDATSPRSSPFTFKPNGFFRTIKRKVLKHFDYKTPQISRISTTFLDLFFFSALTFSVLAAKHESIGFAALAGVMFGFVINCGHNFVHMKDMWRNYYYYFTGFSVRDWRISHCLSHHLYPNTLQDLEISLFEPTLQFLPNKNKPTWARFGPLLYSPIVWALAPAFQIFNKVRLGTFFLPNYLVFVPPVLMLILGNFQFYTILLWIDILLFIGLTFTSIGLTAAHHDYESFHEGDKPRDDTDWGLHQVDAIHERKELIGNTYVGLVVFGEHTLHHLFPTIDHVHLKELIPIFKETLEEFGVPMNEKSYPEIIANTFVQLARNRPNMIVRKQKKA